The genomic segment GCTGAAGATGACCGAAGTGGCGCGGTTCGAAATGACCCCGCACCCGGTCGAGTTCGAGATGTACTACTCGTACTAATCGCTTCGGCGACACCACTCAGGGAAAGGCGCTCCTCGCGGGGCGCCTTTTTCTTTTTGGATCGAACAACGCCGTGCCGCGGCCGGTGCTCTGCAAGACCACGCGGTGAGACGTGCTGGCGCGCCATCCCGAACCATCCGCCACAGGTGATGCGTCCGCGTGAAGGACACACCGCAGCCACCTGGCGCACGCCGCACGCCGCAGCGGCCACGTCGCCCCGGTTGATTCAGCTCAAAGCCTCATTCATTCGAATGAATTAAACAGACGCCGATGAGGCGCCGACGATGAAGTCCAACGGCCACGCAACCAAGCTCCGCACCACGCCGTCCCTCGGCGGCCAGAGCCACGACACCCGCGCCCGGATGATCGAGGCTGCGATCGAGGTGTTCGGATCGGTCGGCTACGACGGCGCCACCACCCGCCAGCTCGCCGAGCGAGCCGGCGTGAATCAGGCCGCAATCCCCTACCATTTCGGCGGCAAGCGCGAGCTGTATGTGGCCGCCGCGCAAGCCATCGCCGATTACATGCGATCCCGCATCGAGCCGCTGATCGACGAACTGCGCAGCGCCAGTGTCGATCCAGTCGGCCACATCGACGCGGTGGTGATGCGGTTCTTCCAGTTCATCGCCGGCGATGAGGAGCCGGAGGCCTGGACGGTGTTCTTCGTGCGCTGCGAGCGCGACGCCGACGACGCCTTCCGCATCATCTACTATCAATCGGTCGCGCGGTTTCAGGCCGCCTTGATCGCGGAAGTGGCCGCCGCCACCGGACGTTCGCCGGATGACGAGGACCTGAAGGTACGGGTCGCCGTCGTGCTCGGCGCGATCTCCAACTTCCGCACGCTGCGCAACGTCATGCTGAGTTCACTCGGCTGGGACACATTCGACGCCGA from the Rhodopseudomonas palustris genome contains:
- a CDS encoding CerR family C-terminal domain-containing protein, which produces MKSNGHATKLRTTPSLGGQSHDTRARMIEAAIEVFGSVGYDGATTRQLAERAGVNQAAIPYHFGGKRELYVAAAQAIADYMRSRIEPLIDELRSASVDPVGHIDAVVMRFFQFIAGDEEPEAWTVFFVRCERDADDAFRIIYYQSVARFQAALIAEVAAATGRSPDDEDLKVRVAVVLGAISNFRTLRNVMLSSLGWDTFDAERKRTVETAVRRLALAELLGIHADAPSDVHPPLGSTSGAQPSPTARP